From Psychrobacillus sp. FSL K6-2836, a single genomic window includes:
- a CDS encoding 1,4-dihydroxy-2-naphthoate polyprenyltransferase translates to MSHEFQADKGWRVWWKLTRPHTLTASFAPVFLGTMIALYEAKIDWLLFIAMLLACLLIQAATNMFNEYYDFVRGLDSEESVGIGGAIVRNGVKPKTVMQLALLLYIIAALLGIYICYESSWLLLVVGAISMAVGYFYTGGPYPISSTPFGELFSGLFMGMLIVLIAVYIQVGSVPVFAVLLSVPSALLVAGIMLSNNIRDLVEDTVGGRKTMAILVGRKNAITILASYFVLSYLWIIGLVLLQIITPWSLLVLLSLKKPIHAIKLFKQTENPVQVAPAMKDTALTNTIFVFLLGIGLLIGYYL, encoded by the coding sequence ATGTCACACGAATTTCAAGCAGATAAAGGCTGGCGTGTTTGGTGGAAATTAACAAGACCACATACTCTAACTGCCTCATTTGCTCCTGTTTTCTTAGGTACAATGATTGCCCTATATGAGGCTAAAATTGACTGGTTATTATTTATAGCTATGTTACTAGCATGTCTACTCATACAAGCTGCTACAAATATGTTTAACGAATATTATGATTTTGTACGAGGCCTCGATAGCGAGGAATCGGTAGGTATCGGTGGAGCTATTGTCCGTAATGGTGTAAAACCCAAAACTGTCATGCAATTAGCCCTATTATTATATATAATAGCTGCCTTATTAGGAATCTATATTTGTTACGAAAGCTCCTGGCTATTATTAGTAGTTGGTGCGATTTCTATGGCAGTGGGATATTTCTACACAGGTGGACCTTACCCTATTTCTAGTACTCCCTTTGGAGAACTATTTAGTGGGTTGTTTATGGGTATGTTAATTGTTTTAATTGCCGTTTATATTCAAGTTGGTTCAGTGCCAGTATTTGCTGTTTTATTATCTGTACCAAGTGCCCTTCTTGTTGCTGGGATAATGCTTTCTAATAATATTCGAGATTTAGTTGAAGATACTGTAGGTGGTCGAAAAACGATGGCTATATTAGTTGGTCGAAAAAACGCCATTACTATTCTAGCTTCTTATTTTGTATTATCTTACCTATGGATCATTGGTTTAGTACTTCTACAAATAATCACCCCATGGAGTTTATTGGTCTTATTAAGTCTGAAGAAACCAATACATGCGATTAAATTGTTTAAGCAAACAGAAAATCCAGTTCAAGTAGCACCAGCTATGAAAGATACTGCACTGACAAATACGATTTTTGTGTTTCTATTAGGAATAGGTTTACTGATTGGCTATTATTTATAA
- a CDS encoding isochorismate synthase yields MPKTTGAINTKYRFYTETIEVSRLSAQAFFEAGDEIYKGKRYFWQNKEKTLTLVGLGHAHTITNNLEDDRYKDIDMKWKELCQSSLKEKADVSPILFGGFAFDPKNKIKSEWDTFPSAFFVVSTFQLVIRHDQAFVNIHYITDEAKSTETFEQLRIERDTLIHTAQVKELKVHAKPTLINREDRLKDEYLHAVEDVTKRIREDEVQKVVIARSLKLTFDDNFSPATAIYNTSMEQPESYLFGIENDEKIFFGATPERLVKVENDKAQSAGLAGSIRRGKNSLEDKELGDSLLSDSKNLGEHKYVVEMIKKVFMQYCEDIKVPTRPKLMKIRDIQHLYSPIEGNLKKDSSLFELVQALHPTPALGGEPRQDAIKIIRESEQMNRGYYAAPIGWINAEGDGEFAVGIRSALVENEHAYLYAGGGIVAESSSLDEFEETRVKFRPMLRTLGGNMND; encoded by the coding sequence ATGCCGAAAACTACCGGTGCCATTAATACAAAATACCGTTTTTATACGGAAACGATAGAAGTATCAAGATTATCCGCACAAGCCTTTTTTGAGGCAGGGGACGAAATATATAAAGGGAAACGTTATTTTTGGCAAAACAAAGAGAAAACGCTCACTTTAGTAGGGTTGGGACATGCCCATACAATTACAAATAATTTAGAAGATGATAGATACAAGGATATTGATATGAAGTGGAAGGAACTATGCCAGTCATCATTAAAGGAAAAAGCAGATGTATCTCCTATTCTTTTTGGGGGATTCGCGTTTGATCCGAAAAACAAGATTAAGTCGGAATGGGATACATTTCCGTCTGCATTCTTTGTCGTATCTACATTTCAGTTAGTTATTCGACATGACCAAGCATTTGTAAATATTCACTATATTACGGATGAAGCGAAGAGCACGGAAACTTTTGAACAGCTACGTATAGAAAGAGACACACTAATACACACTGCTCAAGTAAAAGAGTTAAAGGTACATGCCAAACCAACCCTAATCAACCGAGAAGATCGCTTGAAGGATGAGTATTTGCATGCGGTGGAGGATGTAACGAAAAGAATAAGAGAAGATGAAGTACAAAAGGTAGTAATTGCAAGATCACTAAAACTAACATTTGACGATAATTTCTCTCCAGCTACAGCAATATATAATACTTCAATGGAACAACCAGAGAGTTATTTGTTTGGTATAGAGAATGATGAGAAAATCTTTTTTGGTGCAACACCTGAGCGATTAGTAAAAGTGGAAAATGATAAAGCACAATCTGCTGGACTAGCGGGTTCTATAAGACGAGGGAAAAATTCTCTCGAGGACAAAGAGCTAGGAGATTCTTTATTGTCAGATTCCAAAAATTTAGGTGAGCATAAATATGTAGTTGAAATGATTAAGAAAGTATTTATGCAATATTGTGAGGATATTAAAGTACCTACTAGACCAAAGCTTATGAAAATCAGAGATATTCAGCATCTATATTCTCCGATAGAAGGGAATCTTAAAAAGGATTCTTCGCTATTCGAGCTAGTACAGGCTTTACATCCAACTCCAGCATTAGGGGGAGAGCCTCGTCAGGATGCGATTAAGATTATTCGTGAGTCTGAACAGATGAACCGTGGATATTATGCTGCACCTATTGGCTGGATCAATGCTGAAGGAGACGGTGAGTTCGCTGTTGGGATACGTTCCGCTTTAGTGGAAAATGAACATGCCTATTTATATGCAGGTGGTGGAATTGTTGCCGAATCATCATCCTTGGATGAATTTGAGGAGACACGAGTGAAGTTCCGTCCGATGCTTCGAACACTTGGAGGAAATATGAATGACTAA
- the menD gene encoding 2-succinyl-5-enolpyruvyl-6-hydroxy-3-cyclohexene-1-carboxylic-acid synthase: protein MTNIEYLTSYVNHFVETIKQAGVQDIVMCPGSRSTPLAYAFAKSEGFQFYRQIDERSAGYFALGIAKAKKNPVVLLCTSGTAAANFFPAIVEAYYARVPLLVVTADRPHELREVGAPQAIDQLHLYGKHVKWTVDFPLPEKDVANLAFVERHIQRAVSTSKAFPMGPVHINVPFREPLLLDMEQALPTVNMQVPEIGKLVPSEEFLVWYKDILQNEEKGLFIVGDSLPTTDGFWEFAKMVQWPVLVDPLSNLRTSVPDDCMDLCVDQYDAILKNDTFKKEAGPNVVIRFGAQPVSKPLMLFLKSCKPKVFIVVDESPLFRDSLHIATHHVQVEAESLWIKALEKAASSYTNSWSQANEIATKHVNNYIQNESDEGALAGMLFEKLPDMSYLFASSSMPIRDVDTFFNKTTKDILLYANRGTNGIDGVVSSALGAQAALDRPGYLLIGDLAFLHDLNGLVVTRFHPTDMTIIVMNNDGGGIFSYLSQSTETNYFEHLFGTPTGLEFSHIAAMYNAQYTAVHSKEGFKDALAEEKSKDIRIIEVFTNRQVNTETHRKLWTDISKELDSVWKVQL from the coding sequence ATGACTAACATCGAGTATTTAACATCTTATGTCAATCACTTTGTAGAAACGATTAAACAGGCAGGGGTTCAGGATATTGTTATGTGTCCTGGTTCAAGGTCTACTCCACTTGCTTATGCATTTGCCAAAAGTGAGGGTTTTCAATTTTATCGTCAAATAGATGAGCGTTCTGCTGGTTATTTTGCGCTGGGGATTGCAAAAGCAAAAAAAAATCCTGTTGTACTTTTATGTACTTCTGGGACCGCAGCTGCAAATTTCTTTCCCGCTATAGTGGAAGCATACTACGCTCGAGTGCCTTTATTGGTCGTTACAGCCGATCGTCCACATGAACTAAGAGAAGTAGGCGCACCTCAAGCAATTGATCAGCTTCATTTATACGGTAAGCATGTGAAGTGGACAGTTGACTTTCCCTTACCTGAAAAGGATGTAGCAAATTTGGCATTTGTAGAGCGTCATATTCAGCGTGCAGTGTCTACATCTAAAGCTTTTCCGATGGGTCCTGTCCATATTAACGTACCATTCCGTGAACCGTTATTACTTGATATGGAGCAAGCCTTACCAACAGTGAATATGCAAGTACCGGAGATAGGAAAGCTAGTACCTAGTGAAGAATTTTTAGTATGGTATAAAGATATTCTTCAAAATGAAGAAAAGGGATTATTTATAGTTGGAGATTCTCTTCCAACTACTGATGGTTTTTGGGAATTTGCAAAAATGGTACAGTGGCCAGTTCTAGTTGACCCGTTATCGAATTTAAGAACGTCTGTACCTGATGATTGTATGGATTTATGTGTTGATCAATACGACGCTATTCTTAAAAATGATACTTTTAAAAAAGAGGCTGGTCCAAATGTAGTAATCCGTTTTGGAGCTCAACCAGTTTCTAAGCCCTTAATGTTGTTTTTAAAGTCTTGTAAGCCTAAAGTGTTTATTGTTGTAGATGAAAGCCCTCTATTCCGTGATTCACTTCATATCGCTACTCATCATGTACAGGTTGAGGCTGAATCATTATGGATCAAAGCACTGGAAAAGGCAGCTTCTTCATATACAAATTCCTGGTCTCAAGCAAATGAAATAGCGACTAAGCATGTGAACAATTATATCCAAAATGAATCAGATGAAGGTGCATTAGCAGGAATGTTGTTTGAAAAATTGCCTGATATGTCTTATTTATTTGCTAGTAGCAGCATGCCTATTCGAGATGTAGATACTTTTTTCAATAAAACGACTAAGGATATTCTGCTCTATGCGAATAGAGGAACTAATGGAATAGACGGAGTAGTTTCTTCAGCACTCGGAGCTCAAGCGGCATTAGATCGTCCAGGATATCTTTTAATTGGAGACTTAGCGTTTCTACATGACTTGAATGGTTTGGTTGTGACTCGATTCCACCCAACCGATATGACAATTATCGTTATGAATAATGATGGTGGAGGAATTTTCTCTTATTTATCCCAATCTACTGAAACCAATTATTTTGAACATTTATTTGGTACTCCTACAGGATTAGAGTTTTCACATATTGCAGCTATGTATAATGCTCAGTATACTGCAGTTCATTCGAAGGAAGGCTTTAAAGATGCATTAGCTGAAGAGAAGTCGAAGGATATTCGTATTATAGAAGTATTTACGAATAGACAAGTTAATACAGAAACACATCGCAAATTATGGACTGATATTTCGAAGGAGCTGGACTCGGTTTGGAAAGTACAACTGTAA
- the menH gene encoding 2-succinyl-6-hydroxy-2,4-cyclohexadiene-1-carboxylate synthase: protein MESTTVNVRGIDIHFNRYNNGAKERIVFLHGFTGSRHSWDEVITFLPKTFDILTIDLIGHGETSKPMISSRYAVEEQIADLQALFQQLQWSNFTLVGYSMGGRLALPYASQYPVKKLILESSSPGLIDKEERLNRKQSDEQLADRILNEGLTSFVDFWEGIPLFHSQRQLTLEKKQHIRQERLAGSEIGLANSLRGFSTGVQPSYWDKLEEIVTPTFLITGELDEKFSKLAKEMKKYLPKAAHKEIMDVGHAIHVENPELFATIVEDIILKEDVR, encoded by the coding sequence TTGGAAAGTACAACTGTAAATGTCCGTGGGATTGATATCCATTTCAACAGATATAATAATGGAGCAAAGGAAAGAATCGTTTTTTTACATGGCTTTACGGGATCTAGACATTCCTGGGATGAAGTGATTACATTTCTACCTAAAACATTTGATATATTAACCATTGATCTTATTGGGCACGGAGAAACTTCTAAGCCTATGATTTCATCCCGTTATGCTGTAGAGGAGCAGATTGCAGACTTACAAGCATTGTTTCAGCAGCTTCAGTGGAGTAATTTTACGCTAGTTGGTTATTCAATGGGTGGTCGATTGGCTCTTCCCTATGCAAGCCAATATCCTGTAAAAAAGCTTATACTTGAAAGTAGTTCTCCTGGTCTTATTGATAAAGAAGAACGTTTAAATAGAAAACAATCAGATGAGCAGCTTGCGGACCGAATATTGAATGAAGGACTCACATCCTTTGTGGATTTTTGGGAAGGAATTCCTTTATTTCATTCTCAGCGACAACTAACTTTGGAGAAAAAACAGCACATACGACAGGAGCGACTTGCGGGCTCTGAAATAGGGTTAGCTAATAGCTTGCGTGGATTTAGTACTGGCGTGCAGCCTTCCTATTGGGACAAGCTCGAAGAAATCGTCACACCAACATTTTTGATAACTGGAGAGCTAGATGAAAAGTTTAGCAAGCTTGCGAAAGAGATGAAAAAATACCTTCCAAAAGCTGCACATAAAGAAATTATGGATGTAGGTCATGCAATTCATGTGGAAAATCCTGAATTGTTTGCTACAATAGTAGAGGATATTATTTTAAAGGAGGATGTAAGATGA
- the menB gene encoding 1,4-dihydroxy-2-naphthoyl-CoA synthase, producing MTREWTTLHTYEDIKYEFYNGIAKVTINRPEVRNAFRPKTVMEMIDAFSRARDDQNVGVIILTGEGEHAFCSGGDQKVRGHGGYVGEDEIPRLNVLDLQRLIRVIPKPVVAMVAGYAIGGGHVLHVVCDLTIAADNARFGQTGPKVGSFDAGYGSGYLARIIGHKKAREIWYLCRQYDAQQALDMGLVNTVVPYAQLEDETVQWCEEMLEMSPTALRFLKAAMNADTDGLAGLQQLAGDATLLYYTTDEAKEGRDSFKEKRKPDFGQFPRFP from the coding sequence ATGACTCGCGAATGGACAACATTACATACATATGAAGACATTAAGTATGAGTTTTATAACGGAATTGCTAAAGTAACTATTAACCGTCCTGAGGTGCGTAATGCATTTCGCCCTAAAACAGTAATGGAAATGATTGATGCATTTTCTCGTGCTCGTGACGATCAAAATGTAGGTGTCATTATTTTAACTGGTGAAGGTGAGCATGCATTTTGTTCAGGAGGAGACCAAAAAGTACGTGGACATGGTGGATATGTAGGAGAAGACGAAATTCCACGTTTAAACGTACTAGATTTACAACGTCTTATCCGTGTAATCCCTAAACCAGTAGTAGCAATGGTAGCTGGATATGCAATTGGAGGCGGACATGTTTTACATGTAGTATGTGATTTAACAATTGCTGCTGATAATGCGAGATTTGGACAAACTGGACCTAAGGTTGGATCGTTTGATGCCGGCTACGGTTCTGGTTATTTAGCACGCATTATCGGACATAAAAAAGCGCGTGAAATTTGGTACTTATGCCGTCAATATGATGCACAGCAAGCACTTGATATGGGATTAGTCAATACGGTAGTTCCATACGCGCAATTAGAGGATGAAACTGTTCAATGGTGTGAGGAAATGCTAGAAATGAGTCCAACAGCACTTCGTTTCTTAAAAGCTGCGATGAATGCAGATACGGATGGTTTAGCAGGTCTTCAACAATTAGCAGGTGACGCAACTCTGCTTTACTATACAACGGATGAGGCAAAAGAAGGTCGCGATTCTTTTAAAGAAAAACGCAAACCAGATTTTGGTCAATTCCCACGTTTCCCGTGA
- a CDS encoding o-succinylbenzoate--CoA ligase → MFPNLLLKRARLTPDRLALCYLGEEWTFQQIYDESTTFAERLHSAGILPGMRIAVLASSNSQLVIALYGCMQLGCEIVMLNERLSDEELKYQLYDSKPDALLVDNLEKRNLSYIQKFSYADIHDKIRKPFSIEAEWSKDRTITIMYTSGTTGRPKGVRQSLENHVMNATSSALHLGVHPNDCWLCTVPLFHISGFSILMRSLFYGMTVSLHTKFDAEIVADEIVGGIATRMSLVAVMLERILTVLENRNQLVPSSFQSMLVGGGPVPLSYLERAIGRNIPILQTYGMTETSSQTTTLSSEDAIRKLGSAGKPLFFADVKIEGKEKLGEICIKGPHVTTGYIGAAESKSPLIDGWLHTGDIGYMDEEGYLFVVDRRSDLIISGGENIYPAEVEQALIKHPAVIEAGVTGRQDDKWGQIPIAFIVIKEQITIDELKTFLKTQIASYKLPKEYYFIDALPRNGANKLVRRELLKFI, encoded by the coding sequence ATGTTTCCGAATTTACTTTTAAAACGTGCCCGTTTAACACCCGACCGATTAGCATTATGCTATTTAGGAGAAGAATGGACATTTCAACAAATCTACGATGAATCAACGACATTTGCAGAAAGACTACATTCAGCAGGTATCCTACCTGGGATGCGGATAGCTGTATTAGCTTCCTCTAATTCTCAATTAGTCATCGCACTATATGGATGTATGCAGCTTGGTTGTGAGATAGTTATGTTAAATGAACGTTTGAGTGATGAAGAATTGAAATACCAGCTCTACGACAGCAAACCAGATGCATTGCTTGTAGATAACCTGGAAAAGAGAAATTTAAGTTATATTCAAAAGTTCTCCTATGCAGATATTCATGACAAAATTAGAAAGCCTTTTTCTATTGAGGCTGAGTGGTCTAAAGATCGCACGATTACTATTATGTATACATCGGGGACTACTGGTCGTCCAAAAGGAGTTCGCCAATCGTTAGAAAATCATGTGATGAATGCAACTAGTTCTGCTCTACATCTAGGTGTGCATCCGAATGATTGCTGGCTATGTACAGTGCCGCTATTTCATATTAGTGGATTTTCTATTCTCATGAGATCATTGTTTTATGGAATGACAGTTAGTCTCCATACTAAATTTGATGCAGAAATTGTGGCAGATGAAATAGTAGGTGGAATAGCTACTAGAATGTCTTTAGTTGCAGTAATGCTAGAACGAATTTTAACGGTATTAGAAAATAGAAATCAGCTTGTTCCCAGCTCTTTTCAATCGATGCTAGTTGGAGGAGGACCTGTTCCTTTGTCTTATTTAGAAAGAGCAATTGGACGTAATATACCCATACTTCAAACATATGGTATGACGGAAACTTCCTCCCAAACAACTACGTTATCGAGTGAGGATGCCATTCGCAAACTTGGTTCAGCTGGAAAGCCACTTTTCTTTGCAGATGTTAAGATTGAAGGAAAAGAAAAATTGGGAGAAATTTGTATTAAAGGACCCCATGTGACAACAGGATATATTGGAGCAGCTGAATCCAAAAGTCCTTTAATAGATGGCTGGCTTCATACCGGGGATATCGGTTATATGGATGAGGAAGGATATTTGTTCGTTGTCGATCGGCGCTCAGATCTAATCATATCAGGTGGGGAAAATATCTATCCAGCAGAAGTAGAGCAAGCACTCATCAAACATCCAGCGGTAATTGAAGCAGGGGTTACAGGTCGTCAGGATGACAAATGGGGCCAAATACCAATAGCATTTATTGTTATAAAAGAGCAAATTACTATAGATGAGTTAAAGACCTTTTTGAAGACTCAAATTGCATCATATAAGCTACCAAAGGAATATTACTTTATAGATGCTCTCCCTCGCAATGGAGCCAATAAATTAGTAAGAAGAGAATTATTAAAATTCATATGA
- a CDS encoding metal ABC transporter solute-binding protein, Zn/Mn family has translation MKRIIIVSVLFILLFLAACGNSEEKVENDNQPVQVYTTVYPLQYFAERIGGESVDVSSIYPAGANEHTFEPTQKDMMSLADADLFFYIGLGLEGFVENAKKTLAEEHVKMVATVDAVSDEQLEESDHVHEEATTEESHDHEHEEATTEESHDHAHEDTTTEEAHEHEDESAEEHDSHEGHDHGNIDPHVWISPKISQSLALSIKDSLVEISPEQKETFEKNYEELINELQQLDTDFEEMAQTAKNKTFFVSHAAFGYIANTYGLEQLAVAGLNSQDEPSQKELTKLIDLAEEKNINYILFEQNVSSKLTEVIQREIGADSLVLHNLGVLSKEDIENKETYFTLMNKNLETLKTVLTK, from the coding sequence TTGAAACGTATAATTATAGTTAGTGTTCTTTTTATATTATTATTCTTAGCTGCTTGTGGAAACAGCGAAGAGAAGGTAGAAAACGACAATCAACCGGTACAAGTTTATACAACTGTGTATCCATTACAATATTTTGCTGAACGTATTGGAGGAGAATCTGTGGACGTCTCTTCTATCTATCCAGCAGGAGCAAATGAGCATACTTTTGAGCCAACACAAAAAGATATGATGTCACTTGCTGATGCTGATTTATTTTTTTACATAGGACTTGGCTTAGAGGGCTTTGTAGAAAATGCTAAGAAGACATTAGCAGAGGAACATGTGAAGATGGTGGCCACGGTAGATGCCGTATCAGATGAACAATTGGAAGAATCTGATCACGTGCATGAAGAGGCTACTACAGAGGAATCACACGATCACGAGCATGAGGAAGCTACTACAGAGGAATCACACGATCATGCACATGAGGATACTACTACAGAGGAAGCTCATGAGCATGAAGATGAATCAGCAGAAGAGCATGACAGTCATGAAGGTCATGATCATGGAAATATAGATCCACATGTTTGGATATCACCTAAAATTAGTCAAAGTCTCGCACTTTCGATTAAAGACTCTTTAGTGGAAATTTCACCTGAGCAAAAAGAGACTTTTGAAAAAAACTATGAGGAACTTATTAATGAACTTCAGCAATTAGATACAGATTTTGAAGAAATGGCACAAACTGCTAAGAACAAAACATTCTTTGTCTCACATGCAGCATTTGGTTATATAGCAAACACCTATGGCTTAGAACAATTAGCAGTAGCTGGATTAAATTCACAGGATGAGCCATCTCAAAAAGAGCTGACGAAACTCATTGATTTAGCAGAAGAAAAAAATATAAACTATATTTTATTTGAACAAAATGTTTCATCAAAACTAACCGAAGTGATTCAACGAGAAATTGGTGCAGATAGCTTAGTACTGCACAACTTAGGCGTATTATCAAAGGAAGATATTGAAAACAAAGAAACTTATTTTACATTGATGAACAAAAACCTAGAGACATTAAAAACCGTTTTGACTAAGTAA
- the yidD gene encoding membrane protein insertion efficiency factor YidD, producing the protein MKHIIISIFRFYQKFISPLSPPSCRFYPTCSHYGVEAVQKHGAIKGSFLTIKRISKCHPFHEGGVDPVPDEWPLKK; encoded by the coding sequence ATGAAGCATATAATTATATCTATTTTTCGCTTTTATCAAAAGTTTATCTCGCCACTTTCCCCACCTAGTTGCCGTTTCTATCCAACATGTTCTCATTACGGAGTAGAAGCAGTTCAAAAACACGGGGCAATAAAAGGAAGCTTTTTAACGATAAAAAGAATTTCCAAGTGCCATCCTTTTCATGAAGGTGGCGTTGATCCCGTTCCTGATGAATGGCCTTTGAAAAAATAA
- a CDS encoding Dps family protein: protein MSAALNKELNKQVATWSVMYTKLHNFHWYVKGPSFFTLHAKFEELYNEATLNMDEIAERLLTLGGQPVATLTEHLELSEIKEASSKESADQMVETVVDDFDKIMKSLKKGMEEAAKDEDDMTEDILNAIYQKTEKHQWMLNAFLGDTNK from the coding sequence ATGTCAGCAGCACTAAACAAAGAACTAAATAAACAAGTAGCAACATGGTCGGTTATGTACACTAAATTACATAATTTCCATTGGTATGTAAAGGGGCCGTCATTTTTTACTTTACACGCCAAATTCGAAGAGTTATATAACGAAGCTACACTTAATATGGATGAAATTGCAGAGCGTTTATTAACACTAGGTGGACAACCAGTTGCAACCTTAACAGAACATCTGGAGCTTTCAGAGATAAAAGAAGCTTCAAGTAAAGAGTCGGCTGACCAAATGGTAGAAACTGTGGTAGACGATTTTGATAAAATCATGAAATCTCTTAAAAAAGGGATGGAAGAAGCAGCAAAAGATGAAGATGATATGACAGAAGATATTTTAAATGCAATTTACCAAAAAACAGAAAAACATCAATGGATGTTAAATGCATTTTTAGGAGACACAAATAAATAA
- a CDS encoding putative motility protein, whose product MDINSIMSSNLLQLQQTVQMSVLQNAMNMETVVAVKMLEDMPQTAAPHPNKGSVVDIQA is encoded by the coding sequence ATGGATATAAACTCCATAATGTCATCTAATTTACTACAGTTGCAACAAACCGTGCAAATGAGCGTATTACAAAATGCTATGAACATGGAAACTGTAGTAGCGGTAAAAATGTTGGAAGACATGCCTCAAACAGCTGCTCCACATCCTAATAAAGGATCAGTTGTAGACATTCAAGCTTAA
- a CDS encoding transposase: MTLYKVYISVKSQQVYAYPDESQWEFEVTATRNEIKVFERLFYQMKNVQSRNFLRAHEPMSVKPYHVDGENDQYDRRLKKVYAWIHEFTSGDAKRFIEQLPYFQRRMEVQL, encoded by the coding sequence ATGACCTTATACAAAGTGTATATCTCCGTAAAGAGTCAGCAAGTATATGCTTATCCCGATGAATCTCAGTGGGAATTTGAAGTAACTGCTACTCGAAATGAAATTAAAGTATTTGAAAGACTTTTTTATCAAATGAAAAATGTACAAAGCAGAAATTTTCTACGAGCACATGAACCAATGTCCGTGAAGCCATATCATGTGGATGGAGAAAATGATCAATACGATAGAAGACTAAAGAAAGTGTATGCATGGATTCATGAATTCACTTCAGGTGACGCGAAAAGATTTATAGAACAGCTACCTTATTTTCAAAGAAGAATGGAGGTTCAATTATGA
- a CDS encoding NUDIX domain-containing protein, translating into MISFEDLNGYQVKLSFQQGSFSIASKHVLVLAKHKDKWLLTKHPKRGLEFPGGKAERGETLVEAAIRETKEETNVDIVKLEWLAEYMVMDNIPFCKTVYIAEVGYINKERTSFETEGAFWLSSEELTHSDYLSFHMKDDGMKAILKKVNEVENKWND; encoded by the coding sequence ATGATCTCTTTCGAAGATTTAAACGGCTATCAAGTGAAGTTATCCTTTCAACAAGGAAGCTTTTCAATTGCATCCAAACATGTACTTGTTTTAGCAAAGCATAAAGACAAATGGTTATTGACGAAGCATCCTAAAAGAGGATTGGAGTTTCCAGGTGGTAAGGCAGAGAGAGGGGAAACTTTAGTTGAAGCTGCAATTAGAGAAACAAAAGAAGAAACAAATGTTGATATAGTGAAGCTAGAATGGCTTGCAGAATATATGGTAATGGATAATATCCCTTTTTGTAAAACTGTTTATATAGCTGAAGTTGGGTATATTAATAAAGAGCGGACAAGCTTTGAGACTGAAGGTGCTTTCTGGCTATCTTCAGAGGAACTCACACATAGTGATTATTTAAGTTTCCATATGAAAGATGATGGAATGAAAGCCATTTTAAAGAAGGTGAATGAAGTTGAAAATAAATGGAACGATTGA